The following DNA comes from Burkholderia sp. HI2500.
GTCGAGCGTTTCGTAGGTGCCGTTGAACGTGACCTGCCCGTCGACGCGCACCTGCAGCATCTCGTCCCCGCGCGCGAGCTCCCACGCGTACAGCGCGCCGTGCGTCGGCAGGCGCAGGTTGATGCAGTCGTGCGCGACCAGATCCTGCGGCGACACGGGGCGCGCGCGTTCCGCGAAATACGCGGGCGCGCCGACGATCGCCATCTTCATGTCGGCCGAGATGCGCACGGCGATCATGTCCTTCGCGACCTGGTCGCCGAGCCGCACGCCGACGTCGAAGCGCTCCGCGACGATGTCGGACAGCCCGTAGTCGTTCACGAACTCGACCTTCAGGTCGCGATAGTCGCGCAGGACCGGCGCGAGCTTCGGCCACAGCAGCGTGCGGATCACGAAGTCGGTCGCGTTGATGCGCACGGTGCCCGCGGGCTGGTCGCGCAGTTCCGCGAGCGCAGCCAGTTCGGCCTCGATTTCGTCGAAGCGCGGCGCGAGATTGAGCAGCAGGCGCTCGCCGGCTTCGGTCGGCGCGACGCTGCGTGTCGTGCGCGTGAGCAGCCGCACGCCGAGGCGGGTTTCGAGCGAGCGGATCGTATGGCTGAGCGCGGATTGCGAGACGCCGAGCTGCGCGGCCGCGCGCGTGAAGCTGCGCTCTCGCGCGACGGCGATGAAGGCGAGGAGATCCGCAAAGTTGTCGCGCGGCATGGAAGGTGTCGGGTGGTCGAGGCCCGCGCATCGTACCACCGGGTTCGACGGGCCGCGTCGTGTCGCTGCGTCGTGTCGCGGCGATGCGGCGCGCGTCAGCCCGCGCGGGTCATGCCCGGCGCATGGGGCGCGGGACGGTACGCATAGCCGCGCTGCTGGAACGACGTCGCGAAGAACCGCATCTGGTAGCGGATCGCATTCGCCCAGTAATCCCACGTGTGGCCGCCCGGCCGCTCCGCATAGTCGTGCGGCACGCCGAGCGCGACGAGCCGTTCGTGCAGCGTACGGTTCGAGCCGACGAACGCGTCGTCGCGGCCGCAATCGATCGTCAGGTCGAGATGCGCCCGCACGAACGCGCTGGCGCTGGCGACGATCACGTTGCGATCCCAGAACGACGGATGGCGGCCGGGGTCGCCGAATACGTGGTCGATGCCCGGCTCGTCCGCGCAGCAGCGCGGATCGACCGCGCCGCTGATGCTGCCGACCGCGCCGAACGTGTCGGGCCGGTCGAGCGCGATGCGCAGCGCGCCGAAGCCGCCCATGCTGAGCCCGGTGATCGCGCGGGCGCGTTGCGTGGCGATCGTGCGGAAGTGCAAGTCGATGTACGACACGACTTCGTCGCCAATGAAGGTTTCGTAGCGGCTGCCGGAATCGAACGGGCTGTCGATGTACCAGCTCTCGTGCCCGCCGTCGGGCATCACGAGGATCACGTGGTAGCGGTCGGCCAGCGCGGCGATGCGCGTGTTCGACGTCCAGTCGGTGTGATCGCCGCCCGAGCCGTGCAACAGATAGACGACCGGATAGCGG
Coding sequences within:
- a CDS encoding LysR family transcriptional regulator, translating into MPRDNFADLLAFIAVARERSFTRAAAQLGVSQSALSHTIRSLETRLGVRLLTRTTRSVAPTEAGERLLLNLAPRFDEIEAELAALAELRDQPAGTVRINATDFVIRTLLWPKLAPVLRDYRDLKVEFVNDYGLSDIVAERFDVGVRLGDQVAKDMIAVRISADMKMAIVGAPAYFAERARPVSPQDLVAHDCINLRLPTHGALYAWELARGDEMLQVRVDGQVTFNGTYETLDAALAGYGLAYVPAELAAPHVDAGRLDSVLADWCPTFPGHHLYYASRRQSSRALAVIVEALRYRA
- a CDS encoding alpha/beta hydrolase — translated: MYLARAFWLLLLVAISGPALAFHARVVVIPSAAMKETLKATVVLPDAYARGTRDGDRYPVVYLLHGSGGDHTDWTSNTRIAALADRYHVILVMPDGGHESWYIDSPFDSGSRYETFIGDEVVSYIDLHFRTIATQRARAITGLSMGGFGALRIALDRPDTFGAVGSISGAVDPRCCADEPGIDHVFGDPGRHPSFWDRNVIVASASAFVRAHLDLTIDCGRDDAFVGSNRTLHERLVALGVPHDYAERPGGHTWDYWANAIRYQMRFFATSFQQRGYAYRPAPHAPGMTRAG